In bacterium, the DNA window TTTGGTTTATTAATGTCCCCCGATTCACCCCGATAAATCGGGGTGCTATTCTCATGCTTATTGAGTTTAGCACCCTGATTTATCAGGGTGTTACGGATAGGATAACATCTAGAATCATAACCGCTTTAGCGGTTTCAATCCCTGAAAGTCTGATGGCCCAGGTCGAAAAAACTTGAACATCGAGTATTACTATTCGTAAGTGACCGAAACGATGAGCAATGCCCTAATGCCTAATAAGATGAGAGTTGCGCTTATCCACCGGCTGTTCCGGAAAGAAGGAGCTATTCCGCTTACCGTTAAAATGATGGCCCACCATCTCTCACTTAAAGGGATAGAAAACATTGTCTTTTCCTCTGACGTGGAAGATGGAGCCAAGGAGGGACTAACTACCTTTGTCCGAGTGTTTACCAAACGGATAAAATTATTCGACCTGGGGGGGTGGTTATTTGCCGGCGGCCTCTTCTTTAAATTAATATCCGTTCACAAAGAGAGAAAGATAGACGTCCTCCAGGTGCATGATTCAACGGCCTTTTATGCGGCCTGGTTCTTTAGCCGGATTTATGGGGTGCCGGTTATTATCTTTATGCATACCTGTATATTTGAACCGGGCAAGAAGGGGATGTATCCGCCTACCCTTGATCTTATGTATCGCCTTAATACCAGATTTTATATGCGACATGCCGATCGAATAGCCTGTATTACCAAAGACTTAACTGATTGGGCTCAAAAACTTGGGGCAGATCCGGCTTCAGTAAGACTTATTCACGAGCCGGTTGATCTTCAACTCTTTAAACCTCAAGGGGAGAAGTTGAGAGGAGGAAAGAGACTTCTGTTTGTGGGCCGGGTCTCTTCCCCGGAAAAGGGGGCCAAATACCTCTTGGAAGCCATGGCCAGGATAGTAAAGGACTTCCCTGAAGCCAGGCTGACCGTGATTGGAGAGGCAAGTAATTCCCCGGCCTTGCTGGAACTCGTAGAAAAATTGGGGATCAAAGAGGTGGTCGATTTTAAGGGTCCGGTACCCCATAAAGATCTGGCCCCCTATTATGCCGGGGCGGATGTGTTGATTATCCCCTCACTGGCTGAAGGTCTGCCTAAGGTTCTACCTGAGGCCCTCGCCTGCGAAACACCGGTGGTAGGCACCAGAGTAGGGGGTATCCCGGAGGTCGTAAGGGATGGTTACAATGGATTATTAGTTGATCCGGGTAGCGCTGAACAGATTGCCGCGGCAGTGATAAAGATTCTTTCCAACGAAGACCTCCTGACAGCTCTGGCTAAAAATGCCCGGCCTTCAGTAGAAGCCCGATCCTGGGAGGCTAATATCGATAAGTATATTGAAATGTATAAGGAGTTAACAATTAACGATTAATAATTGTAACTACTCAGGTGGATGCACTGAAGGTGAAAGGCTTTTTAGGCTGAAGGCTGAAGGCTGAAGGCTATTGAACTTCAGTCTTCAGCCTTCAGCCTTCAGCCTAAACATAGGAGGTGAAGCCTTGCTTATTCAAGGATTCCAGTGGATATTATTGTTTTTTATTTCAGTAGGAGCAGGATATTACGTTTATACCGCTTCTGGAGTTATGTCTTCCAAAAGCATAGCTCTTACCTTTTTCTTATTTTTTGTAGGGATAGTCGCCCTTTTTGAGCCTTTAATTCCTCTCCTGGGATTTTTCTCCTTTGGATACCTTGACCTGGCCAATGTCTGGGACACTCACGGCCTCCATGCCATGCGGGTTCTGGCGATACTGATTTTAGTGGCTACTTTAATGAAGGGTATTGGAGGAGAGAAGATAAAGTTCAGTATTGCCTTTTCTTTGCAGAATTTATTAGTCATAGGGATTATCCTGACTATGATCAGCGGCTTGATAATAAAAGAGGGGATGTCATTTATCGATGTGACTAAGGATATGTGGATGCAGGAGTTTTTCAAGGTTATCTTTATCTATATCTTTATGGTTAACCTGATCGATTCCAGAAGAAAACTCGGCTGGGCCACGTGGATGCTTATCTTATGTGTCTTTTATTTAGCCCAGAAAGGTCTGGCCAATTACAGAACCGGTGCTCTGGACACGGCCAGACCATATAGCTGGTGGAATAAGAATGGGGCGGCGGCTGTCTTTGCCAGCGGAATTCCCATGTTCTACTTTCTCTTTTGGGAGGAAATGAAAAAGAGGCTCCCCAGAAATATCGAGGGAATATTTCTATCTATCCTGGGGATATCTTTAATCTTAGGAGGGGTATTCTTATTTGCAAAAGGGAGAGCAAAACCCGGGATACTCTTAGTCGGATGTGGGTTGCTTTTACCCGATAAAGAAGGGATGGGGGCAAAAGGGATATTCTTCCTGGGAGGAGTAGTATCTTTACTCCTGGCCTTATGGAGATGCGGTTCCCGCGGCGGGTATCTTGCTTTTATAGTAACGTTTTCTTTTTTGGTCCTGATAGAGTTGATAAGGGGGCATTACAAACGGCTGGTGTGGATCCTTCCCTTGGTGGCCGCCCTGCTCCTTTACAAAACTCCAGAAAAGGCCTGGGAGAAATTCCAAACCATTGAAACCTATGAAGAAGATGCCTCGGCTATGATCCGAATTGATGCCTGGAAGACAGCGATAATAATGCTTAAAGAAAACCCTCTTTTGGGGATAGGTATGAATAGATACGTGGTTCATTTTATGGATTACTGTCCTCCGGGGTCCCCTACTTATCACCTGGGACTTCGGAGTCCCCATAGCATATATGTCCAGACATTTTCTGAAACAGGATTAATAGGCTTCTCTCTTTTTCTCATTCTCCTGGGTAAAAGCTTCTGGGATGTCTTAGTGGTTATACGGAGGTCTAGAGCTGGTCCGGAAAAAACCTGGTTAGGCACTATGGCAGCCGCTTTTGGACTCAGCTTGTTGAGTATTTGTGTGAGCGGGGCATTTACTGGGAATCCCTACACCCTGGGTATCTATGGTTTCATTGCCTTGATTGTGGCCACCAGGAAACTGAGTAATGAAATGATGAAGACTCCCGCAGGAGGTAAGAGAGAGATT includes these proteins:
- a CDS encoding glycosyltransferase family 4 protein: MSNALMPNKMRVALIHRLFRKEGAIPLTVKMMAHHLSLKGIENIVFSSDVEDGAKEGLTTFVRVFTKRIKLFDLGGWLFAGGLFFKLISVHKERKIDVLQVHDSTAFYAAWFFSRIYGVPVIIFMHTCIFEPGKKGMYPPTLDLMYRLNTRFYMRHADRIACITKDLTDWAQKLGADPASVRLIHEPVDLQLFKPQGEKLRGGKRLLFVGRVSSPEKGAKYLLEAMARIVKDFPEARLTVIGEASNSPALLELVEKLGIKEVVDFKGPVPHKDLAPYYAGADVLIIPSLAEGLPKVLPEALACETPVVGTRVGGIPEVVRDGYNGLLVDPGSAEQIAAAVIKILSNEDLLTALAKNARPSVEARSWEANIDKYIEMYKELTIND
- a CDS encoding O-antigen ligase family protein translates to MSSKSIALTFFLFFVGIVALFEPLIPLLGFFSFGYLDLANVWDTHGLHAMRVLAILILVATLMKGIGGEKIKFSIAFSLQNLLVIGIILTMISGLIIKEGMSFIDVTKDMWMQEFFKVIFIYIFMVNLIDSRRKLGWATWMLILCVFYLAQKGLANYRTGALDTARPYSWWNKNGAAAVFASGIPMFYFLFWEEMKKRLPRNIEGIFLSILGISLILGGVFLFAKGRAKPGILLVGCGLLLPDKEGMGAKGIFFLGGVVSLLLALWRCGSRGGYLAFIVTFSFLVLIELIRGHYKRLVWILPLVAALLLYKTPEKAWEKFQTIETYEEDASAMIRIDAWKTAIIMLKENPLLGIGMNRYVVHFMDYCPPGSPTYHLGLRSPHSIYVQTFSETGLIGFSLFLILLGKSFWDVLVVIRRSRAGPEKTWLGTMAAAFGLSLLSICVSGAFTGNPYTLGIYGFIALIVATRKLSNEMMKTPAGGKREI